GGGCTCAAAGTTGAAGTGCAACACTTTAACTCCTCTAAGTGTTGCACTTCAACTTTGAGCCCGGCCCTCCAGAATTGTTGATTCTAAAGCTAAAATTAAAAGACAGATGACATATATCGAAGCTCTGGAAGCTTCAGGTAGTATCGAACTTTATTATGGCAAGTACCAGATGAATGAACGAATCTGTACCAAATGCGGCATCATTCAAAGTATAACGTTCGAAAAAATGACCGACGTCAATATCGCCACGGAGCTTCTTTCTGATGCCTTTCGGGACCAATTCGATTTGGCCCTGCTTATTTCGTCGTCCCTGAAAAATTCGCATTCAGCGCCACTGTGGGCATAAATTTGTATTGGCAGATTATATTTTAGACCCTTAAATCCGCGGCCATTGGCGCGCCAGGCAATTTGAACGGTTTCAGCAGCAGTTTGAACCGTTCCAGCTCTTTGAAAAAAAGCCAAAATAAAGCTCGCAAGAGCTTTCTCAGGTTAAATCCACACGCGGCCAGGATGGCGTTCATATTGTCGCCATCGGTACCCTTCAGATAGTTGCGATCCATCCGGTTATCCTGCTTCATGTGGCCGATCACAGGTTCGATGGCGCTGCGCCGCTTAAACCAACGCCATTGGCTGCGGGGCATACTGTTCTTACCCCGGTTGGCCAGATGAATCGTCGTGTCGCCTAACTGTTTCGGGTTACCCTTGTAGCCTTTGTCGCAGTAAGCGTTCTGGGCATCCCAGCCAACGATCTGGTTCATCGGTGATGTCCATATAGTGGTGTAAAAAGAGACGGCGCAGGCCGCCTTCTGTAGAATGGGTTGAGC
The bacterium DNA segment above includes these coding regions:
- a CDS encoding transposase, producing AQPILQKAACAVSFYTTIWTSPMNQIVGWDAQNAYCDKGYKGNPKQLGDTTIHLANRGKNSMPRSQWRWFKRRSAIEPVIGHMKQDNRMDRNYLKGTDGDNMNAILAACGFNLRKLLRALFWLFFKELERFKLLLKPFKLPGAPMAADLRV